The following proteins come from a genomic window of Aspergillus luchuensis IFO 4308 DNA, chromosome 3, nearly complete sequence:
- a CDS encoding uncharacterized protein (COG:S;~EggNog:ENOG410Q29D): MNGSMAEGISTSFQTCPPDPHGLHDLEGHPSPPSLPLHVNDLGLTPPPGSQLQLSSKSSQHEERKLPTRDVNATSETPADPRHCTQPLGNTHKDHNDEKQVEVNDASSEEQSPADKAVESRQSWADTATCSPQLEIDFSAFNEPNNATEELYDPLFDSELVLQEIDAVLQRKRNGDEAFPEDCVAWDQSRKRQATELSQYSTTESPDKTPSLLSLDSGQPEQGGTGPHTPSDVEKRQSDAVFDSIDLLFEDPSGDFPLDIHDGEVSFNFDIQGSGNGEGSKEDMSANFSVFDQSFDLPSVSEITKERFSLDHQDIVDSTNREVLQRVFAEPEYVSPYPVYGGPLGYMPSAPNIHVRCIEVSDDRTNLRLATLRNKVQQLTLERNKYKQEWALASDLTALDPATGKTKQQTLLEQNAMLRRVCSRHQQRVEQYKQEAIEWKNKLHDLGTIYNNLLYEIQVQKQMPAVAPIPTGYKPPRARQASSNATSVQPSTSQSQSMASTPNASAGEPITIDLTEETGDDGSAVANPTPEEQEERQRRVEMLQSLRNKKYSWLGDADGDVGNQNFRISVTPAPRQGSLKPAGGPHDSERSRDNHVPARGPCEIASDDRVEEDDDELARMMEQELASPIATSKPGDCDVLKAQVGVSPKIVSK, encoded by the coding sequence ATGAATGGAAGCATGGCTGAAGGTATTTCTACCTCTTTCCAGACCTGTCCTCCAGACCCCCATGGTCTTCATGATCTTGAGGGccatccatctcccccatCACTACCTCTGCACGTGAATGATCTGGGGCTTACACCTCCCCCTGGGTCCCAGCTGCAGCTCTCCTCCAAGTCCTCCCAACATGAAGAACGGAAACTGCCGACCAGAGATGTGAACGCAACGTCAGAAACCCCAGCCGATCCGCGACACTGCACACAACCGCTCGGAAATACCCACAAAGATCACAACGATGAAAAGCAGGTGGAGGTCAATGATGCATCCTCAGAAGAACAATCTCCAGCCGACAAGGCGGTCGAGTCCCGACAGTCGTGGGCAGATACCGCGACATGTTCTCCACAATTAGAGATAGACTTTTCGGCATTTAATGAACCCAATAACGCCACAGAGGAGTTGTACGACCCTCTCTTCGATTCCGAACTTGTTTTGCAGGAGATTGATGCAGTCTTGCAACGGAAGCGAAATGGCGACGAGGCGTTCCCTGAAGACTGTGTCGCCTGGGACCAATCTAGAAAAAGGCAAGCCACAGAGTTGTCACAATATTCAACCACAGAGTCTCCGGATAAAACACCCTCGTTATTATCACTTGATTCTGGACAACCTGAACAAGGGGGCACGGGCCCCCATACGCCAAGCGATGTTGAGAAACGACAGTCCGATGCCGTCTTCGACTCTATAGACCTTCTGTTCGAAGACCCTTCGGGCGATTTTCCATTGGACATCCATGATGGCGAGGTTTCTTTCAATTTTGACATCCAGGGCTCGGGtaatggagaaggaagcaagGAAGACATGTCAGCGAATTTTAGTGTATTTGACCAATCCTTCGATCTGCCCTCCGTCAGCGAGATTACCAAGGAACGGTTCTCTCTTGATCATCAAGACATCGTCGACAGTACAAACCGTGAAGTTCTGCAGCGAGTGTTTGCCGAGCCAGAGTACGTCTCGCCGTATCCAGTTTATGGGGGCCCATTGGGATATATGCCGTCAGCTCCGAATATCCATGTCAGGTGCATTGAAGTTTCGGATGATCGGACAAACTTGCGCCTTGCGACTCTGCGGAATAAAGTACAACAGCTGACGCTGGAGCGCAACAAGTATAAACAGGAGTGGGCATTGGCGTCGGACCTGACAGCCCTGGATCCGGCGACGGGTAAAACAAAACAACAGACATTACTCGAGCAGAATGCCATGCTGCGACGTGTGTGCTCCCGGCATCAACAAAGAGTCGAGCAGTACAAGCAAGAGGCTATCGAGTGGAAGAACAAGCTTCATGATCTCGGCACGATCTACAACAATCTACTATATGAGATCCAAGTTCAGAAGCAAATGCCCGCAGTTGCCCCGATTCCAACTGGTTACAAACCTCCCCGGGCACGCCAGGCTAGCTCGAACGCAACCTCGGTACAACCGTCGACCTCACAGTCACAATCCATGGCTTCTACACCAAATGCATCTGCTGGGGAGCCTATCACAATCGACCTGACCGAAGAAACAGGCGATGACGGGTCAGCTGTAGCGAATCCAACCCCAGAAGAACAGGAGGAGCGCCAACGACGTGTGGAGATGCTTCAATCACTGCGGAACAAGAAATACAGTTGGCTTGGTGATGCGGACGGAGACGTCGGCAATCAGAACTTCCGCATCAGTGTAACCCCAGCGCCTCGACAAGGATCTCTAAAACCCGCGGGTGGGCCTCACGACTCCGAGCGGAGCCGGGACAACCACGTACCAGCAAGGGGCCCCTGCGAGATTGCGTCAGACGAtcgggtggaggaggacgatgatgagttgGCTCGAATGATGGAGCAAGAATTAGCTTCGCCGATTGCCACATCCAAACCGGGTGATTGTGATGTACTCAAAGCCCAGGTTGGGGTTAGTCCGAAGATTGTTTCTAAATGA